The Coprococcus phoceensis genomic sequence GAGTTGGAAGCGATGGCGGATGAGCAGGCGGAGTCAAAAATTTTGGATGCCCAAAAGTTCTATAAGGAGTTTCATGCGATTGTGGCAGAGAAAGTTACTTTTTCATATGCGGGTGGTGAACCTGTTCTCGAAAATACGTCTCTGCGTGTGCAGAAAGGAGATTTGATTGCAATCGTAGGCGAGTCGGGGATTGGAAAAAGCACGCTTATGAAGCTGCTTTTGCATCTGATGCCTTGCGACAGTGGTAAGTTGTATTTTGAAACTGAATGCGGCAAAGTGGAGATTGATGCGGGAACGCGAACTGTATTCTCTTATGTTCCGCAAGGGAATATGATTATGTCAGGAACAATACGGGAAAATATTACATTCTGTAATCCGAAAGTGACGGATGAAGAAATTCAAAGAGCTGCAAGGGCAGCTTGCATATGGGATTATATTGAAACATTGCCAAATGGACTGGATACTGTTTTATCGGAGCGTGGAGAAGGTCTTTCTATGGGACAGATTCAACGGATTGCGATAGCACGTGCGATTTTGGATGATGCCCCAATTCTTTTGTTGGATGAGTGCACTGCATCTTTGGATAAAGAGACAGAATGGAATGTACTGCAGAATTTGAAAAAGATGAATACAAAGACAATTATTTGTATTTCTCACACTGCGGCTGGAGTACAGTGCTGTGATCGGGCAGTGCGGATTGAAAATAGAAAGTTTAAAGAGGTGGATTATGAGTAGAGCAGAAGCGTGCAGATACCTGTTTGAAATTATACGATATAGTCTTGCCGGAGGGGAAGTGCCAACGATACATGAGGGCGTGGACTGGGAAAAGCTATATCGAATTTGTAAATTTCACAAGATTGAGGCGGTTGTGGCTCATGGAATAGATAAGATTTCGGGAAAGGAACAAATTCCTCAGGAGGTTCGAAAAAAGTATGAGCAGGCATGGCAGATGGAAACTGCAAGAGATACGGTACAACATTTTTCTTTAGAGGAGCTTTTGCAGGCTTTTGAGGCGAATGGTATTTATTGTATTCCCTTGAAAGGAATTTTTTTAAAGCAATGTTATCCAAAGACAGATCTGCGAATGATGGCGGATCTTGATCTTTTGTTTCGACTGGAGCAGGAAAAGGAAGTAGAAGAGATTCTGCAGCAACTTGGATATTATTGTGATCATCGGGACGATCACCATCATGTGTATTTCCGAAAGCCGTTTATGAATATTGAGATGCACTATTGTCTGGTGGGACAGAACAGCCAGTTTGCTTCGTATTATAAAAATCCTTGGGAGAAAGCAAAACCAGAGAAAGGGAAAAAATATATACAGCAATACAGCTGGGAGGATTTTTATGTCTATGTGATTGTTCATATGGCCAAACATTTTCAAAATGGCGGAAGTGGAATTCGCTCCATTGTTGATATTTGGCAGTTTGAGAAGAAAATGAAAGATCAGATGGATTGGGATTATGTTGAAACGGAACTTGCTAAAGTAGGTCTGAAAGCGTTTTTACATCATATGGAGAAACTTGCGAATATTTGGTTTGAAAAAGGGCAAAGCGATGCGTTCTATGACCAGCTGACAGAATTGATGGTTGATAGCGGAATTTATGGGACTATGGAAAACTATTGGATTCAAAATGTGGCGTCTTCCGATAGAAAAGTGTGGATAGGACAGGTGAAGGTATGGCTTACTGCGATTTTTCTTCCGTATGAAACGATTAAATTGCAGTATAAATATTTAGAAAAGTATCCGATATTCCTTCCGGTTGCGTGGATACAAAGAATTTTCAGAACCTGTTTCAAAAGAAAAGGGAGAGCAGGGAAGGTACTGGCAGAACAAAAAACAGATTTTTCGAAGGTACGCAAGAGACAGGATGTGTTTGAAAAGCTTGATTTATGAGTATATATTTTCTTGAAAATATAAAATATTCAGATAATTAAATGGCACATATATAAAAATGGAAAAATATAAATATTTTAGAAAAATAGTATTGACAAATAAAGACTGTGGTGTTATTATAAACTCAACAAAACAAAAGAGATTCAGAAAACAAAAAGGTTTCTAAAAGAAGAATTTCTGAAAGTAAAATTTAATATTCTCAAGTAAGAAAGAATTTTGAAATCCGTTTTATATCTGACGAGAAAGGAAATAAAAAGAGGGGTGAAAAGAGAATCTGAGATGGGAATTAGGATTTTTAAGTAAGAAAGCTTGAAAGAAACAGATTTTCTGAAAATAGGAGAAAGAAGGAGGCTTAGTCCAATGGATAGTTCGGAATTTACAATTCAATATGTTGGTGGTATGGCAAATGTAAGAACCTGTGATGAAAGCCTTTACCATAGAGTATAATCCAGAGAAAGAGAGCAAGTAGAAGAATTTATTCGGAGAGTAGAACATCTGGAGCAGAAGATTAAATATTTGCAGACATATTGAAAAGAGGAATACCACATAGCTTCAAAGCAGTTATAAGATGTGTAAAGAAACATCAGAAAAACAGATTAGGATTAGAGAATAAGAATAATCGAAACTTTGAGTTATAAATTGCATATAAAGTGAAAAAAGGCAACAGGTTTTATAATTGATATATTCCTCCGAAATAATAAATAAAAAAATAACAATAAAATACAGAATAAGGTTATCTTATAGAAGTTTAAGATAACCTTATTTTTATTACGTTTTTGTTACATCTTTTTGACATTGGTTATCTCCTGTGATAAAATAAAACAGAATATAGAAAGCTAAAATTCGACTAGATAGAAAGGTCATAGAAATAATAATAGGGGTGAATACTTTGGATAAATACGAATATCGAGTAAGAACAGAGCAGATGCTTGAGTATATGGAACAAAAATCATATAAAAAAGCGATGGAGATAGCAGACAGTATCGATTGGCGTAAGGCTAAGAATGCAGCGATGCTTTGTACAGCAAGTGAGATTTATGAGTATAATGGAGAATATGAGAAGAGTAGGGAGATTTTATTTATAGCATATGACAGAGCTCCGGGAAGCAGAAAGATTGTATATCGTCTTGGAACACTGGCATTAAAATTGAACGATGTAAGAGAGGCAACAGACTGTTATGAAGAGTTTATTGCCATGGCTCCAAAAGATCCGAATCAATATATTTTGAGATATAAGATTTTGAAAAGCCAAAATGCACCGTTATCACAGCAGATTGAAGCGTTGGAAGAGTTTAAAAAAGCCGAGTATGTGGAAAAATGGGCATATGAATTGGCGAAATTGTACCACGAAGCGGGTATGGTGGCGGAATGCCTGGAAGAATGTGATGATTTAATTCTATGGTTCAGTGAAGGAAAGTATGTATATCAGGCTATGGAATTAAAGATGAAATATAAACCTTTGACACCTTTGCAGCAGGAGAAATATAATCATAGAAATGATGAAAAGAAACCAGTAAAAAAGGTGGAGCCAGTTGCCGAAAAGAAAGAAGAGAAAGTTGAAAATGTGGAAGAACCGACTGTGGAAATGAAAGTTGATGAAGTGAATGCAGCGATTTCACTAGAGAATACAACGAAAGTGGAAGCAGTTTCTGCAGAAGAAGCAGAAAAAATAGAAGAGACACCGGTAGCAGAAGAAGAGTCAGTTGAGGAAGAGGCAGAGACTATCGAGGAGGCTCCAGCAGAGGAAGAGGCAGAGACTATCGAGGAAGCCCCAGCAGAGGAAGAGGCAGAGACTATCGAAGAAACTCCAGCAGAGGAAGAGACAGAGATTATCGAAGAAGCTCCAGCAGAGGAAGAGGCAGAGACTATCGAGGAAGCCCCAGCAGAGGAAGAGACAGACATTATCGAGGAAGTACCAGCAGAGGAAGAGGCGGAAGCAAGCGAGGAGCCACAAGTGCTGGATGAAACAGAAGATGAAGATGTGAGCAAAGAAATTTTTTCTCAAAGTTCTAAAATGAGCGTGGAAGAGATTCTACAGAATTGGGAAGAGAAACAAAAAGAAAATGCTCAATTAATTCAAGAAGAACAAGAAAGAGCAAGACGGGACAAAGAGAAACTGGAATCTCAAAAAGTGGAAGAAGAAAGTATTCTTCCAGATGATATCAGACAGTTGATGGAAGAACTGGAAGCTGAAGCGGCTGAGATTAAGCAGAATAAGGCAAGGCGCGAGAAAGTGGAAGTGCCGGAGGAAGAAGCTGTTGAACCATTGGAAACAATGGAGGAAGAAACAGTCGAAACAGTGGAAACGAAGGAAGAGGAACCAATCGAGGAATCGGCAGAAGAATCAGTTCAGGAAGAAGAGAAAGCAGAACCAGAAGAAGTAGAGGAAGATCCGTTTGATGAAGAAAGTTTTGACGAGGAAGCTTTTGAAGAAGTAGAATCAGAAGATTTTGAAGAGATTGAAGAAATCGAAGAGATTGAGGAATCAGAAGGAATTAAGCTTGGAGACACACAAGCGATTGCAATTTCTGCCAAAGCTTTGATGAATGACACAGTAGTAGAGGAGCCTTTGGAAAAAGAAGAACAGAGACGTCCGGAGCCGTCTTCACCATTTGATACTGCTTTTATCGTGCAGGGACGCTATGATCTGGAAGCGCAAAGTGAGATTGGAATTAAAGCGGGTCTGACAGAAGAACAGAAAAAATTATTCTCTTATTTTGTTCCTGTTCACGGCATGAGTGAGCAGATTGTAGATGTATTGGAGAACGACAAGAGATGCAGAACGAGATATGGAACATCTCGAACAGCCAACTTGCTTGTTGTAGGGCGCAAAGGCTCTGGAAAGACAGTTTTGGCGGTAGACATTGTGAAGGCAATTCAAAAGAACAGAAAGCTGAAACAAGGGAAAGTTGGAATTGTCACAGCGGAATCATTGAATAAGAAAGATGTTTCACATATTATTGAGAAGCTGCATGGTGGAGCGATTATCATTGAGCGTGCATCGAAACTGAATAAAAAGACAGTTTTAGAGCTGAATGATCTTATGGAAGAACAGACTGGAGAATTACTTGTAGTTTTAGAGGAAGAGCGCAGACCACTTGATAAGATGTTGGCATTATATCCGGACTTTAAGAAAAAATTTACGTCCAGATTGGAACTGCCGGTATTTATCAATGATGAGCTGGTAACATTCGCTCAGACTTATGCAAAAGAAAATGGATATAAGATTGATGAGATGGGAATTTTGGCATTATATAGCAGGATTGATCTTATGCAAAGAGAAGAGAGCATTGTTACAGTTGCGGATGTAAAAGAAATCATGGATGATGCGATTGCACATTCTCAGAAAATGACATTTAAACGTTTCCTAAAGAAATTATTTGGTAAGAAGAAAAACAAGTCTTCAAGAATTGTTTTGCAGGAACAGGATTTTAGATAATAAGAAGAAAGAGTTTTGGTGACAAAACTCTTTCTTTTTATGTGTGGCTAAAGTATAATAGACGTATATACCAAATAAACTGGGAAGGTGAAAGTATGGCGGAAAAAAATAAAACAAAAGCATACGAAATCGGAGAATTAGACCATTATTTGTTTGGTCAGGGAACTCATTATGAGATTTATAAAAAACTAGGAGCTCACATTGTAAATGATGGTGAAAAACAGGGTGTTTATTTTGCAGTATGGGCGCCACATGCGGAGAAAGTCTCGGTAGTTGGCGAATTTAATGATTGGGATGCCGACAAGAACCCGATGAAGAGGGAAGAGCCACTTGGTATTTATACATGTTTTGTTCCTGATGTGCAGGAAGGAGCACTGTATAAGTATTGTATTCAAACATACAAAGGGGATCATATTTATAAAGCGGACCCATTTGCCAATTATGCAGAACTCAGACCGGGGAATGCATCGAAAGTGACGGATATCAGTGCTCTTAGATGGACAGACAGCAAGTGGATGGAGCGGAGATTAACTTGGGATCATCATAAAGAGCCGATGTCAATTTACGAGGCGCATATCGGTTCATGGAAGCGGCATCCGGGCAGAGAGGATGACGGATTCTATACATATAGAGAGTTTGCCAAAGCAGCTACAGAGTATATCAAAGAGATGGGATATACACATATTGAGCTGATGGGTATTGCTGAGTATCCTTTTGACGGATCTTGGGGATATCAGGTGACAGGATACTATGCCCCGACTTCAAGATACGGGACACCGGAAGATTTTGCGTATATGATTGATTATTTCCATAAGAATAAGATTGGAGTAATTCTTGACTGGGTGCCGGCGCATTTTCCGAAAGACGCACATGGACTGGCTGATTTTGATGGAACACCGACCTTTGAGTATGCAGATCCGAGAAAGGGAGAACATCCGGATTGGGGAACAAAGGTTTTTGACTATGGAAAGTCAGAAGTTCAAAATTTCCTGATTGCAAATGCACTGTTTTGGATAGAGCATTATCATGTAGATGGCTTGCGAGTAGATGCAGTTGCATCTATGCTGTACTTGGACTATGGAAAAGAAAAAGGTCAGTGGGTTCCAAATAAATACGGCAGCAATGAAAATCTTGAAGCAATCGAATTTTTTAAGCATTTGAATTCAGTGGTTCTTGGAAGAAATCCGGGAGTTGTCATGATTGCCGAGGAATCTACAGCTTGGCCAAAAGTAACAGCGCCAGCGGAATATGATGGACTTGGATTTAGTTTAAAATGGAACATGGGTTGGATGCATGATTTTACAGAGTATATGAAACTGGATCCTTATTTTAGAAAAGGGTGCCACAATCAGATGACATTTGCCATGAGTTATGCGTATAGCGAAAAATATGTTCTTGTATTGTCGCATGATGAAGTGGTGCATCTGAAGTGCTCTATGCTAAATAAGATGCCTGGGCTTGGATTTGATAAATTTGCCAACCTGAAAGTCGGATATGCGTTTATGATGGGACATGTTGGTAAAAAACTGTTGTTTATGGGACAGGATTTTGCTCAGCTTCAGGAATGGAGTGAAGCGCGTGAATTAGACTGGTTTCTTCTTGCAGAAGACTGGCATAGACAGTTGCAGGAATTTACAAAAGATTTGCTTCATTTGTATAAAAAGAATAAGGCGATGTATGAATTAGACTGTTCACCGGAAGGATTTGAATGGGTGAATGCAGATGATGCGGAGAGAAGTATCTACAGCTTTATCAGACATTCTAAAGACGGCAAGAAGAATCTTTTGTTTGTATGTAATTTTACTCCGATGGAAAGAACGGAATATCGTGTTGGCGTTCCAAGGAGAAAGCAGTATAAGCTGATTTTGGACAGTGATGAAAAGAAATATGGTGGAGAGGGAAAAGTACGTCCTGAGATTTATAAGAGTGTGAAAAAAGAATGTGACGGAAGACCATTTTCATTTGCTTATGATTTACCGCCATATGGTGTTGCAGTGTTTGAGTTTTAAGTTGAAAAAGTGAGAGATTATGGAAAAGCAACCGATTTTATTGCGGGCACATCATGGAATGTGCCTTGCATTTTTTCAAGGAGAAGGATATAGTGATTTGTTTGTGGCGCATATGGGAAAGATTTTAGAACAGATGCAAGAGAATCCTTCTTTGCAAATTATTACGCATGCAGATGTTATCTGCGAGAAATGCCCCAATTTAGAAAATGGAAGCTGTAATACGCCGGATCTTGTTCGGGCATATGATCAGAAAGTGCTTTCTTTTTGTGGTTTGGAAGAAGGTACAGTTTTGACTTGGGATACTTTTTCTAAACTGGTATCAGAACGAATCTTACTTCAGGGGAAGAGAAAAGAAATATGCGGAGCATGCAAATGGAGTGAACTTTGTGAATAGAAAGTTCGCTCCATTTTTGAATAGAATAGTGTATTCTATTATATTTTCCGCTGCTTTATCACTTTTAATCGTGTGAATTCTTCACGTTCTTTTTCCTCCAAAGCATTGGAAATGGAAGATACTAAAGTGGTATAGGTCGGAATTGTAATATTTTTCAGAGCGT encodes the following:
- a CDS encoding nucleotidyltransferase domain-containing protein yields the protein MSRAEACRYLFEIIRYSLAGGEVPTIHEGVDWEKLYRICKFHKIEAVVAHGIDKISGKEQIPQEVRKKYEQAWQMETARDTVQHFSLEELLQAFEANGIYCIPLKGIFLKQCYPKTDLRMMADLDLLFRLEQEKEVEEILQQLGYYCDHRDDHHHVYFRKPFMNIEMHYCLVGQNSQFASYYKNPWEKAKPEKGKKYIQQYSWEDFYVYVIVHMAKHFQNGGSGIRSIVDIWQFEKKMKDQMDWDYVETELAKVGLKAFLHHMEKLANIWFEKGQSDAFYDQLTELMVDSGIYGTMENYWIQNVASSDRKVWIGQVKVWLTAIFLPYETIKLQYKYLEKYPIFLPVAWIQRIFRTCFKRKGRAGKVLAEQKTDFSKVRKRQDVFEKLDL
- the glgB gene encoding 1,4-alpha-glucan branching protein GlgB, which translates into the protein MAEKNKTKAYEIGELDHYLFGQGTHYEIYKKLGAHIVNDGEKQGVYFAVWAPHAEKVSVVGEFNDWDADKNPMKREEPLGIYTCFVPDVQEGALYKYCIQTYKGDHIYKADPFANYAELRPGNASKVTDISALRWTDSKWMERRLTWDHHKEPMSIYEAHIGSWKRHPGREDDGFYTYREFAKAATEYIKEMGYTHIELMGIAEYPFDGSWGYQVTGYYAPTSRYGTPEDFAYMIDYFHKNKIGVILDWVPAHFPKDAHGLADFDGTPTFEYADPRKGEHPDWGTKVFDYGKSEVQNFLIANALFWIEHYHVDGLRVDAVASMLYLDYGKEKGQWVPNKYGSNENLEAIEFFKHLNSVVLGRNPGVVMIAEESTAWPKVTAPAEYDGLGFSLKWNMGWMHDFTEYMKLDPYFRKGCHNQMTFAMSYAYSEKYVLVLSHDEVVHLKCSMLNKMPGLGFDKFANLKVGYAFMMGHVGKKLLFMGQDFAQLQEWSEARELDWFLLAEDWHRQLQEFTKDLLHLYKKNKAMYELDCSPEGFEWVNADDAERSIYSFIRHSKDGKKNLLFVCNFTPMERTEYRVGVPRRKQYKLILDSDEKKYGGEGKVRPEIYKSVKKECDGRPFSFAYDLPPYGVAVFEF
- a CDS encoding DUF1284 domain-containing protein, translating into MEKQPILLRAHHGMCLAFFQGEGYSDLFVAHMGKILEQMQENPSLQIITHADVICEKCPNLENGSCNTPDLVRAYDQKVLSFCGLEEGTVLTWDTFSKLVSERILLQGKRKEICGACKWSELCE